The Candidatus Goldiibacteriota bacterium HGW-Goldbacteria-1 genome includes a region encoding these proteins:
- a CDS encoding competence protein TfoX, which produces MATDKSFADFIVDQMQGAGGVTAKKMFGEYGLYKDGVIVALICDDKLFVKPTKAGEEFILKDDKVTLGAPYPGAKMYFHIKDRFEEREWISTLIKLSKNELGEVKPKRKKKK; this is translated from the coding sequence ATGGCAACTGACAAAAGCTTCGCGGATTTTATTGTGGACCAGATGCAGGGGGCAGGCGGGGTTACCGCAAAAAAGATGTTTGGGGAATACGGCCTTTATAAAGACGGGGTAATTGTCGCGCTTATCTGCGATGATAAACTTTTCGTTAAACCTACCAAAGCAGGGGAAGAATTCATACTTAAAGATGATAAAGTCACGCTCGGTGCTCCTTATCCCGGCGCAAAGATGTACTTTCACATTAAGGACAGGTTTGAAGAAAGGGAATGGATAAGCACGCTTATTAAGCTGTCAAAAAATGAACTTGGTGAAGTTAAGCCTAAACGTAAAAAGAAAAAATAA
- a CDS encoding ABC transporter ATP-binding protein: MFQKFLNFNKVTFSYDSMSAPLIAELSHSFPPGWYAIAGANGTGKTTFLKLASAIIMPDSGTVTIPGSVYYCEQRTDTPPEISRKMIDDNNGSAENAMRKLGVQRGWFDNWQVLSHGERKKFQLACALWMNPDVLCVDEPFNHLDAAAKQAVVSALKGYAGIGLLVSHDRETSDELCRGCLIIDGNRITAHNRGISDALVTLDIINASKKKEFMEKQRGLRRLSDELTNRKNKAMQADSKRSKKHLDRHDSDGRAKIDLARLTGKDAVAGRLQKQMEKRVLRVSDELGRIEYIKEKRHVIFLPGSKSRRNYIFKTERHVIGMGNKTLVIPRLILDTHEKVSVTGGNGAGKSTFINFMMQGINTEEGHICYIPQEITKVQSDKIWKQIRAMNGADLGRVLVIISNLGSDPKQLLQSVSPSPGETRKLMLAMGIMKTPHIIVMDEPTNHMDIISIQCLETALKECPCAVVLVSHDIKFLNAITDKNWHIECGGNESLMLTETRRTGFNDVMKG; this comes from the coding sequence ATGTTCCAAAAGTTTCTAAACTTTAATAAAGTCACTTTTTCCTACGATTCTATGTCTGCTCCGCTTATCGCGGAATTGTCGCATTCCTTTCCGCCCGGATGGTACGCGATAGCAGGTGCTAACGGCACGGGTAAGACAACTTTTCTAAAACTGGCTTCAGCTATTATTATGCCCGATTCCGGAACTGTCACAATACCCGGCAGTGTCTATTACTGTGAGCAGAGAACGGACACGCCGCCTGAAATATCACGTAAGATGATTGATGATAATAACGGCAGCGCGGAAAATGCCATGCGAAAATTGGGGGTACAGCGCGGCTGGTTTGATAACTGGCAGGTACTTTCGCATGGCGAGCGTAAAAAGTTTCAGCTTGCGTGCGCGCTGTGGATGAATCCGGACGTGTTATGCGTGGACGAGCCGTTTAATCACCTTGACGCCGCGGCAAAGCAGGCGGTTGTTTCCGCGCTTAAGGGGTACGCGGGTATTGGGCTTCTTGTAAGCCATGACAGGGAAACGTCCGATGAACTTTGCCGTGGGTGCCTGATTATTGACGGCAATAGGATAACGGCGCATAATAGAGGCATATCAGACGCTCTGGTAACTCTGGATATTATTAATGCTTCAAAAAAGAAAGAGTTCATGGAAAAACAGCGCGGGCTTCGGCGTTTATCAGATGAGCTAACGAATAGAAAAAACAAAGCGATGCAGGCGGATTCGAAACGCTCCAAGAAACACCTTGACAGGCATGATTCTGACGGGCGTGCCAAAATAGACCTTGCAAGGCTGACCGGAAAAGACGCGGTAGCGGGTAGGCTTCAGAAACAAATGGAAAAAAGAGTACTGCGGGTTTCGGATGAGCTGGGAAGGATTGAATATATAAAGGAAAAAAGGCATGTAATATTCCTGCCAGGCTCTAAAAGCCGCAGAAACTATATTTTTAAAACGGAAAGGCACGTTATTGGCATGGGTAATAAAACACTTGTTATTCCACGGCTGATTCTTGATACACATGAAAAGGTGTCGGTTACAGGCGGTAATGGCGCGGGAAAAAGCACGTTTATTAATTTTATGATGCAGGGAATAAATACCGAAGAAGGGCACATTTGCTATATTCCGCAGGAAATAACAAAAGTACAGTCAGATAAAATCTGGAAGCAGATCCGCGCCATGAACGGGGCAGATCTTGGGCGCGTGCTTGTGATTATCAGCAATCTTGGTTCGGACCCAAAACAGCTTCTGCAGAGTGTTTCGCCAAGCCCCGGTGAGACAAGAAAGCTTATGCTTGCCATGGGGATAATGAAAACCCCACATATTATAGTGATGGATGAACCGACAAATCACATGGACATAATATCAATTCAGTGCCTTGAAACCGCGCTTAAGGAATGCCCATGCGCCGTAGTTCTGGTAAGCCATGACATAAAGTTTTTAAATGCGATTACCGATAAAAACTGGCACATTGAATGCGGAGGGAATGAGAGTTTAATGTTGACAGAAACACGGCGGACGGGTTTTAATGATGTTATGAAAGGGTAA
- a CDS encoding DUF4256 domain-containing protein, which yields MKKAELKQNQAEKVLEILKERFEKNLYRHKGIKWADVQKKLLLKPAILWTLNEMERTGGEPDVINIDKKKTAYVFCDCSAQTPAARTNVCYDREALNSRKQFKPKNNAVDMASDMGIELLTEEEYMALQKLGEFDTKTSSWIKTPDDVRKLGGALFGDNRFGRVFIYHNGAESYYSVRGFRGIVKM from the coding sequence ATGAAAAAAGCGGAATTAAAGCAGAATCAGGCGGAAAAAGTTCTGGAAATTTTAAAAGAGCGTTTTGAAAAGAACTTGTACAGGCACAAAGGCATTAAATGGGCGGATGTACAGAAGAAGCTTCTGTTAAAACCGGCCATATTATGGACGCTTAATGAAATGGAAAGAACCGGCGGCGAGCCGGATGTAATAAATATTGATAAGAAAAAAACCGCGTATGTTTTCTGTGACTGCAGCGCCCAGACGCCCGCAGCACGCACAAACGTGTGTTATGACAGGGAAGCCCTAAATTCAAGAAAGCAGTTTAAGCCAAAAAATAACGCTGTTGATATGGCATCTGATATGGGAATTGAACTTTTAACAGAAGAGGAATATATGGCGCTACAGAAACTTGGGGAGTTTGACACAAAGACATCAAGCTGGATAAAGACCCCTGATGACGTAAGGAAATTAGGCGGCGCGCTGTTTGGCGACAACCGTTTTGGCAGGGTTTTTATTTACCACAACGGCGCGGAATCATACTATTCTGTAAGGGGTTTCAGGGGTATTGTAAAGATGTAA
- a CDS encoding two-component system response regulator, with amino-acid sequence MWIKVLIADKDSQSRALAAGILLEMGCEVELSGDEKETAEKAEEFKPEIIFMDVQTAITGAAEIISRLRQKDKWNPLQIAALAQPGLSKIEVKNLEEIYDAVLIKPVSASGYKEFIENFRAKNNGYVNKFRILCVDDEPLNLELLEAILIPAGYNVIKAADGSAALVLLKNKEIDLVLLDVMMPGLNGYDVCKLIKASPETSGVPVVMITALSGREDRIKSIEAGSEDFITKPFEKAEVLTRIRKLLEISEKNSKIVSLFGVLSGLADRGNRSAELLKNSRFNFFTEVDELMTGIASANGRGPRGMLIGTNEIGWLHYDMNSGFSKKPGKSFPGNNLSFLLEGNTRMFYSGEYEHPQDEAVKVSGVLSKAGINAGNFICRAGAGLCAAAYGYKKNVNEQDAVILKAITMQIMFLRSVSQQIKETEQAYDYLVLTLARAAEANDEDTGMHIVRVGEYAAMLSARLGLDKTFTEKIRMQAQMHDVGKIHIKSEILRKPGPLTPEEFEVMKLHTVFGAKIIGSQDWLSMGRRIAASHHEKWDGRGYPEGLAGKEIPLEARITTIADQYDALRNARVYKPAFDHQKTVDIIVKGDGRTNPGDFDPSVLRVFTEYAADFEAIYEKLKC; translated from the coding sequence ATGTGGATAAAAGTACTTATCGCTGATAAAGACAGCCAAAGCAGGGCGCTTGCCGCCGGAATTCTTCTTGAAATGGGCTGTGAAGTGGAACTGTCCGGGGATGAAAAAGAAACGGCTGAAAAAGCCGAAGAGTTCAAACCTGAAATAATTTTTATGGATGTTCAAACAGCAATAACCGGAGCCGCCGAAATAATTTCGCGCCTGCGGCAGAAAGATAAATGGAATCCGTTACAAATAGCGGCTTTGGCACAGCCCGGGCTTTCTAAAATAGAGGTTAAGAATTTAGAGGAAATATATGACGCTGTGCTGATAAAACCTGTCAGCGCTTCAGGATACAAAGAATTTATTGAAAATTTCAGGGCAAAAAATAACGGTTATGTGAATAAATTCAGGATACTGTGCGTGGATGACGAACCGCTTAATCTTGAACTGTTGGAAGCCATACTTATTCCTGCCGGCTACAATGTAATAAAAGCGGCAGACGGCAGCGCGGCGCTTGTACTTCTGAAAAATAAAGAAATAGATTTGGTGCTTCTTGACGTCATGATGCCGGGGTTAAACGGGTATGATGTATGCAAACTTATCAAGGCTTCGCCGGAAACATCAGGTGTGCCTGTGGTAATGATAACGGCTTTGTCCGGCAGGGAAGACAGGATTAAAAGTATTGAAGCCGGTTCTGAAGATTTTATTACAAAACCGTTTGAAAAAGCGGAAGTGCTGACCCGCATAAGGAAACTGCTTGAAATATCCGAAAAAAATTCAAAGATTGTTTCGCTCTTTGGGGTTTTATCAGGGCTGGCTGACAGGGGAAACAGGTCAGCCGAACTGCTTAAAAACAGCAGGTTTAATTTCTTCACGGAAGTTGACGAACTTATGACGGGGATTGCGTCTGCCAACGGACGCGGGCCGCGCGGCATGCTTATTGGCACTAATGAAATAGGGTGGCTGCATTATGATATGAATTCCGGGTTCAGCAAAAAGCCGGGAAAAAGTTTTCCCGGGAATAACCTTTCGTTTCTGCTTGAAGGCAATACAAGGATGTTTTATTCAGGCGAATATGAACACCCGCAGGATGAAGCGGTTAAGGTCTCCGGGGTTCTTTCAAAGGCGGGTATAAACGCCGGGAATTTTATCTGCCGGGCAGGCGCGGGCTTATGCGCGGCGGCGTACGGATATAAGAAAAACGTAAATGAACAGGATGCGGTGATACTTAAAGCCATTACCATGCAGATTATGTTTCTGCGTTCCGTGTCGCAGCAGATAAAAGAAACAGAACAGGCTTATGATTATCTTGTGTTAACCCTTGCGCGCGCCGCGGAAGCAAATGACGAAGATACCGGAATGCATATTGTAAGGGTGGGAGAGTACGCTGCTATGCTTTCTGCCAGGCTTGGGCTTGATAAAACTTTTACCGAAAAAATACGGATGCAGGCGCAGATGCATGATGTGGGCAAGATACACATAAAATCTGAAATATTAAGAAAACCAGGCCCTTTAACACCTGAAGAATTTGAAGTCATGAAACTGCACACGGTATTTGGGGCAAAAATAATAGGAAGCCAGGACTGGCTTTCAATGGGCCGCAGGATTGCGGCCAGCCATCATGAAAAATGGGACGGCAGGGGATACCCTGAAGGGCTTGCGGGAAAAGAGATACCGCTTGAAGCCCGCATAACCACAATAGCAGACCAGTATGACGCGCTTAGAAATGCAAGGGTTTATAAGCCTGCTTTTGACCACCAAAAAACGGTTGACATAATTGTAAAAGGCGACGGCAGGACCAATCCCGGCGATTTTGACCCTTCTGTATTAAGAGTATTTACCGAGTACGCCGCAGATTTTGAGGCGATATACGAAAAATTAAAGTGCTAA
- a CDS encoding response regulator has protein sequence MKNKVVVVDDNKNNLLLEKDLLELDGFEVFTARDATGGIEAARSINPDVIVMDVRLPDMRGTDAAMILRQDRLTEGIPIVFVTASVMEEGLEEVRGVINSGFIGKPIDTRTFAKTIRGFIR, from the coding sequence ATGAAAAATAAAGTTGTTGTTGTTGACGACAATAAGAATAACCTGTTGCTTGAAAAAGACCTTCTGGAACTTGACGGTTTTGAAGTTTTTACCGCGCGGGACGCGACAGGCGGAATTGAAGCCGCCAGGTCAATTAATCCGGATGTAATAGTTATGGATGTAAGGCTGCCGGATATGCGGGGAACTGACGCGGCTATGATACTGCGGCAGGACAGGCTTACAGAGGGAATACCGATAGTATTTGTCACGGCTTCCGTAATGGAGGAGGGCCTTGAAGAGGTAAGGGGTGTTATAAATTCAGGATTTATAGGAAAACCTATAGACACGCGTACGTTTGCCAAAACCATAAGGGGCTTTATAAGATGA
- a CDS encoding photosystem reaction center subunit H, with product MLNSVKNLKGYKLKCTDGEIGEVDEFYFDDRFWVVRYLVASTGQDSLKKQVLISPCALKEVTREDKNIYIQLTKKQVEDAPSVDADKPVTRQFEEDYYHFFGWPVYWNGSSILDNAEKNTESQPDTNKVWNPNLRGTKYVTGYNVHAEEGQMGKVEDFIIDDEVWAIRYLVISLGKWFADKKVLVSPHWIESVSFEELKVHLNLKMNDVKESPEYTPETMPDRNYEERLHLHYKRQGYWRDDGQAHEG from the coding sequence ATGCTTAACAGCGTAAAAAATTTAAAGGGCTATAAATTGAAATGTACTGACGGTGAGATAGGCGAAGTGGATGAATTCTATTTTGACGACAGGTTCTGGGTTGTACGCTACCTGGTGGCTTCAACCGGGCAGGATTCTTTAAAAAAGCAGGTTCTGATATCACCTTGTGCTTTAAAAGAAGTTACAAGGGAAGATAAAAATATATATATACAACTGACGAAAAAGCAGGTTGAAGACGCGCCTTCTGTGGACGCGGATAAACCCGTAACACGGCAGTTTGAAGAGGATTATTACCATTTTTTTGGCTGGCCGGTTTACTGGAACGGCTCTTCAATATTAGACAATGCGGAAAAAAATACGGAATCACAGCCTGACACCAATAAGGTCTGGAATCCGAACCTTCGCGGGACAAAATATGTCACCGGCTACAACGTACATGCCGAAGAGGGACAAATGGGAAAGGTTGAAGATTTTATCATTGATGATGAGGTCTGGGCGATACGTTATCTGGTAATAAGCCTGGGCAAGTGGTTTGCGGACAAAAAAGTTCTTGTGTCCCCGCACTGGATAGAAAGCGTAAGTTTTGAAGAACTTAAAGTACACCTTAACCTTAAAATGAATGATGTAAAAGAATCTCCGGAATATACCCCGGAAACAATGCCTGACAGAAATTATGAAGAAAGGCTGCACCTGCATTACAAAAGGCAGGGTTACTGGAGGGATGACGGGCAGGCACATGAAGGTTAA
- a CDS encoding general stress protein CsbD, which yields MKPLKIKGSLKELAGKLKQQYANLTDDDLLFVEGKEEELLGKLEKKLGKSKAEIRKVIEKI from the coding sequence ATGAAACCACTTAAAATTAAAGGGAGCTTAAAAGAACTGGCGGGAAAATTAAAACAGCAGTACGCGAATTTAACCGATGATGACCTTCTTTTTGTTGAAGGAAAAGAAGAAGAACTGCTTGGAAAACTGGAAAAAAAGCTTGGTAAATCAAAGGCGGAAATACGCAAGGTGATAGAAAAAATATGA
- a CDS encoding aminoacyl-tRNA hydrolase: MKLIAGLGNKGTEYKGTRHNVGFMFADFLASKLGFSFTEKNKYAAYATKSIRGVSVLFIKPLTYMNLSGEAVKFFADKHKISPEDILICHDDMDLPLFTVKLKNGGGDGGHNGIKSITENLATDKYPRIRFGVGRPEKKSMVVDYVLGPFTDDDTKEFEKKFDNLQDFVHNFASLGYEKSAGRFKDV, from the coding sequence ATGAAGCTTATAGCCGGCCTGGGAAACAAGGGAACAGAGTACAAAGGCACAAGGCACAATGTGGGCTTCATGTTCGCGGATTTTCTGGCGTCAAAGCTGGGATTTTCGTTTACAGAGAAAAACAAGTACGCCGCGTATGCGACAAAAAGCATCCGCGGCGTTTCTGTTTTATTTATCAAACCCTTGACATACATGAACCTTTCCGGCGAAGCGGTAAAGTTTTTCGCGGACAAACACAAAATCTCTCCTGAAGACATCCTTATATGCCACGATGATATGGACCTTCCGCTTTTTACGGTTAAACTAAAAAACGGAGGCGGCGACGGCGGGCACAACGGAATTAAATCAATAACAGAAAATCTTGCGACAGACAAATATCCCAGGATAAGGTTTGGCGTGGGAAGGCCGGAAAAAAAGAGTATGGTTGTGGATTATGTGCTTGGTCCGTTTACGGATGATGACACAAAAGAGTTTGAAAAAAAGTTTGATAACCTTCAGGACTTTGTACATAACTTCGCGTCGCTTGGCTACGAAAAATCCGCGGGAAGGTTTAAGGACGTATAA
- a CDS encoding 50S ribosomal protein L25 has protein sequence MEKVTIEAEVRQENASVKKLKKEGKIPAVIYGKETKTMPIEIRIKDIEKTVKTLQEGTILITLKLTDHDKKEEKTVIIKEVSRHPVTDEIIHADLHAVTDNKKGRFEVPVFTTGLAEGVKAGGVLEHIARHINVKCFPKDLPSRIDLDVSALMINDEIKVSDIKLKEGVEIMDNPKFPVVIVKGIKVEVAAVPGAAVPGVEAAKEPEVIKGAPKAEEAAPAGKAGAKGAPAAKAAPAAKAAPAPKKK, from the coding sequence ATGGAAAAAGTAACGATAGAGGCGGAAGTAAGACAGGAAAATGCATCAGTAAAGAAATTGAAAAAAGAAGGAAAGATTCCGGCTGTAATCTACGGCAAGGAAACAAAGACCATGCCGATAGAGATAAGGATTAAGGATATCGAAAAAACGGTTAAGACACTTCAGGAAGGGACTATTCTTATCACTCTGAAGCTTACCGACCACGACAAAAAAGAAGAAAAGACTGTAATCATCAAAGAAGTTTCAAGGCACCCTGTTACGGATGAAATTATTCATGCTGACCTGCACGCTGTAACTGACAATAAAAAAGGCAGGTTTGAAGTGCCCGTGTTTACAACAGGGCTTGCGGAAGGCGTTAAAGCCGGCGGCGTCCTGGAACACATTGCAAGGCACATTAACGTAAAATGTTTCCCGAAAGACCTTCCAAGCAGGATAGACCTTGACGTATCCGCGCTTATGATTAACGACGAAATAAAGGTGTCGGATATTAAGTTAAAAGAAGGCGTGGAAATAATGGATAACCCAAAATTTCCTGTTGTAATTGTTAAGGGAATTAAGGTGGAAGTTGCGGCAGTACCGGGAGCGGCAGTACCGGGCGTTGAAGCGGCAAAAGAACCTGAAGTTATTAAAGGCGCGCCAAAGGCTGAAGAAGCGGCACCGGCAGGAAAAGCGGGAGCAAAAGGCGCACCTGCGGCAAAAGCAGCACCTGCGGCGAAAGCGGCACCTGCACCAAAGAAAAAATAA
- a CDS encoding phosphoribosylpyrophosphate synthetase: protein MKKAKKGHRTDRMLVFSGTSNLNLAKEIVKYAGVELADAFVGRFPEGEIRVKINDNVRGADVFVIQSTCMPTNDNLMELLVMMDALKRASAGRITAVLPYYGYARQDRKDQPRVPITAKLVANVLTVAGADRILTMDLHADQIQGFFDIPVDHLLAAPVFIDYFRKMVEKDDFVVAASDIGGVKRAWYFADKLNTPIAIVDKKRSGPESVEAMHIIGDVQGKNVIIPDDMIATGGTLVQAAKFLKAKGAKKIYACMTHGIFSGQAVEKINDSEILEVVVSNTIPQADREKVKKIKVLSVGKLFGEAIKRIHDEQTISELFR from the coding sequence ATGAAAAAGGCAAAAAAAGGGCATAGAACAGACAGGATGCTTGTATTTTCAGGGACAAGCAACCTTAACCTTGCAAAAGAGATTGTTAAATACGCGGGCGTGGAACTTGCGGACGCGTTTGTAGGAAGGTTTCCCGAAGGTGAAATAAGGGTAAAAATAAATGACAATGTACGCGGCGCGGATGTATTTGTAATTCAGTCCACCTGCATGCCTACAAATGATAATTTGATGGAACTTCTGGTAATGATGGACGCTTTAAAGCGCGCTTCTGCCGGAAGGATAACAGCTGTACTGCCTTATTACGGTTACGCCAGGCAGGACAGAAAAGACCAGCCCAGGGTGCCTATCACGGCAAAACTTGTGGCAAATGTACTTACAGTAGCCGGTGCGGACAGAATATTGACAATGGACCTGCACGCTGACCAGATACAGGGATTTTTTGACATACCGGTGGACCACCTTCTGGCGGCGCCTGTGTTTATAGATTATTTCAGAAAGATGGTTGAAAAGGATGACTTTGTTGTGGCGGCATCTGACATCGGCGGCGTAAAACGCGCCTGGTACTTTGCCGATAAATTAAACACCCCGATAGCAATTGTTGACAAAAAGAGAAGCGGCCCTGAATCAGTTGAGGCCATGCACATAATAGGCGATGTACAGGGAAAGAATGTAATTATACCGGACGACATGATTGCCACAGGCGGCACGCTTGTGCAGGCGGCAAAGTTCTTAAAGGCAAAAGGCGCGAAAAAAATATACGCATGCATGACGCACGGGATATTTTCCGGACAGGCAGTTGAAAAAATAAATGATTCAGAGATACTGGAAGTGGTGGTTTCAAATACCATTCCCCAGGCAGACCGTGAAAAAGTTAAAAAAATAAAGGTACTGTCAGTCGGAAAGTTATTCGGCGAAGCAATAAAGCGGATACACGACGAGCAGACCATAAGTGAGCTGTTCAGGTAA
- the glmU gene encoding bifunctional UDP-N-acetylglucosamine diphosphorylase/glucosamine-1-phosphate N-acetyltransferase GlmU (forms a homotrimer; catalyzes the acetylation of glucosamine-1-phosphate and uridylation of N-acetylglucosamine-1-phosphate to produce UDP-GlcNAc; function in cell wall synthesis) yields MKKTRNNEKFKVGKNALGKDMEIDVAFFSGKERAENAAGAAAVKNEKTMKPVNGISAVILAAGKGTRMKSDKTKVLHEVSGKPMLAHVIDACLEAQVSDITVVAGANMQQLKSFAAARYNGINIRFVLQKEQLGTADAVSSVIKAKIPLKDGVMILSGDTPLITPDTVSFLIKMFTKKSDGGIIGVSFAENPAGYGRIVRNSEDYVMRIVEDKDANDREKTIKVINGGIYIIRKDSLERNLGKIKVNKAKGEYYLTDIAALMYAEDRPLVPVDVPYRELAGVNSRAQLAEAAKIRNKKVLEKLSENGITIVDFDTVYIEEGVEIGSDTTVHPFTVIKAGVKIGTGCSIGPSAHLRQGAVIGNNCKIGNFVEVKNSTIGNNTNVAHLSYIGDSEIGSNVNIGAGTITANYDGVKKNKTVILDGAYVGSNSVFVAPVKIGKNAVIGAGSVITENVPDDSLAIARPRQETKTGWVKKRRKTK; encoded by the coding sequence ATGAAAAAAACGCGGAATAATGAAAAGTTTAAAGTGGGCAAAAACGCGCTGGGTAAAGACATGGAAATTGATGTGGCGTTTTTTTCCGGAAAAGAGCGCGCTGAAAATGCTGCCGGCGCCGCGGCCGTAAAAAATGAAAAAACAATGAAACCTGTAAACGGAATTTCCGCGGTAATCCTTGCTGCAGGCAAAGGCACAAGGATGAAATCCGATAAAACAAAAGTCCTGCATGAAGTAAGCGGTAAGCCCATGCTGGCGCACGTTATTGACGCGTGCCTTGAAGCGCAGGTCTCTGATATCACCGTTGTAGCCGGCGCCAATATGCAGCAGCTTAAAAGTTTTGCCGCAGCGCGGTATAACGGCATAAATATAAGATTTGTACTGCAGAAAGAACAGCTTGGCACGGCAGACGCCGTAAGTTCGGTAATTAAGGCAAAAATTCCCTTAAAAGACGGGGTAATGATATTAAGCGGGGATACTCCGCTTATAACACCGGATACTGTCAGTTTTCTAATTAAAATGTTTACAAAGAAAAGTGACGGTGGTATAATTGGTGTCTCTTTTGCCGAAAATCCGGCCGGATACGGCAGGATTGTAAGAAACAGCGAAGATTATGTGATGCGAATTGTTGAAGATAAAGACGCCAATGACCGCGAAAAGACAATTAAGGTAATAAACGGCGGTATATATATAATAAGGAAAGACAGCCTTGAAAGAAACCTTGGAAAAATAAAGGTAAACAAGGCAAAAGGCGAGTATTACCTGACTGATATCGCGGCTTTAATGTACGCAGAAGACAGGCCGCTTGTGCCCGTGGATGTCCCTTACAGGGAGCTTGCGGGCGTGAACAGCAGGGCTCAGCTTGCGGAGGCGGCAAAGATTAGAAACAAAAAAGTTCTTGAAAAGCTTTCTGAAAATGGTATAACTATTGTTGATTTTGACACGGTTTACATTGAAGAAGGCGTGGAAATTGGCAGTGATACAACGGTTCACCCCTTTACGGTAATTAAAGCCGGCGTAAAAATCGGCACAGGCTGCAGCATAGGGCCTTCGGCGCATTTAAGGCAGGGCGCTGTAATAGGAAATAACTGCAAGATAGGAAATTTTGTGGAAGTAAAAAACTCCACAATAGGTAATAATACAAATGTCGCGCACTTAAGCTACATAGGCGACTCTGAAATTGGCAGTAACGTCAATATCGGCGCGGGCACCATTACCGCCAATTATGACGGCGTGAAAAAGAACAAAACGGTGATTTTAGACGGCGCGTACGTTGGAAGCAATTCAGTTTTTGTGGCGCCGGTGAAAATAGGAAAGAACGCGGTAATTGGCGCGGGTTCCGTTATAACGGAAAACGTGCCGGATGATTCTCTGGCGATTGCAAGGCCCAGGCAGGAAACAAAAACCGGCTGGGTAAAAAAGAGGAGAAAGACCAAATGA
- a CDS encoding FmdB family transcriptional regulator, with amino-acid sequence MPTYDYECEKCGVFEHKQSIKDDAFEKCPNCGGSKIKRLVSRGSGIIFKGSGFYETDYKRKENNIKEGSKESCSACEHSKDGSCGK; translated from the coding sequence ATGCCCACTTATGATTATGAATGCGAAAAATGCGGTGTATTTGAACACAAACAGTCAATTAAAGATGATGCTTTTGAAAAATGCCCCAATTGCGGCGGCAGTAAGATAAAAAGGCTTGTAAGCCGCGGAAGCGGAATAATCTTTAAAGGCAGCGGTTTTTATGAGACCGATTATAAAAGGAAAGAAAACAACATAAAAGAAGGAAGCAAAGAGTCCTGCTCTGCCTGTGAGCATTCAAAAGACGGATCGTGCGGTAAATAA